A DNA window from Paenibacillus sp. HWE-109 contains the following coding sequences:
- a CDS encoding GDSL-type esterase/lipase family protein produces MIHRNVELHNVVEVESREFYPGVGLHRFPASVRNALGKRGKLVSRQSSGCEIRFVSDSPQVCVSLSSFDSNGEALVFYGDIFHSKHSLIQGTIHTILLEKPVELENMNAKVWSHANFSLGVWRVMTGRYHAVFHGVDTFGGDCRPPSASELPRLRWLAYGSSITHSAHATHQANTYVSQTAMRLGLDVLNGGLSGACLCEREVADYLSEREDWDIATLEIGVNMRSGFSTEQFRKRADYLIERMVNKAPGKPVVLITSFPNAASVELNPSDSGKNQHEFNHILRELASCYTNVHLFEGSDILSSYSGLTYDMIHPSDYGHALMAENLSRLLRPVLPV; encoded by the coding sequence ATGATACATCGAAATGTAGAGCTTCATAACGTCGTTGAAGTCGAGTCTAGAGAATTTTACCCAGGTGTAGGCCTGCATCGGTTCCCAGCTTCCGTTCGAAACGCATTGGGCAAGCGGGGAAAACTTGTTTCCCGGCAATCGAGCGGCTGTGAAATTCGGTTCGTGTCGGATTCGCCGCAAGTTTGCGTATCTTTGTCATCGTTCGACAGCAACGGAGAGGCACTCGTTTTTTATGGAGATATTTTCCATTCCAAGCATAGTTTGATACAAGGCACGATACATACGATATTACTTGAAAAACCTGTTGAACTGGAAAATATGAATGCCAAAGTATGGAGTCATGCGAACTTCTCGTTAGGGGTATGGCGGGTGATGACAGGTAGATACCATGCTGTTTTTCATGGCGTCGACACATTCGGTGGGGATTGTCGTCCGCCTAGCGCAAGTGAGCTCCCTCGGTTGCGCTGGCTCGCATATGGATCTTCCATTACGCACAGCGCACATGCTACGCATCAAGCAAACACTTATGTTAGCCAAACGGCCATGAGGTTGGGGCTTGATGTTTTGAACGGTGGCTTGAGCGGCGCATGTTTGTGCGAGCGTGAAGTAGCGGATTATCTGTCTGAGAGGGAGGACTGGGACATCGCCACCCTAGAGATCGGCGTCAACATGCGCAGCGGCTTCAGTACAGAGCAATTCCGCAAAAGAGCCGACTACTTGATCGAACGGATGGTCAATAAGGCGCCGGGCAAGCCAGTCGTGCTGATTACCTCATTTCCCAATGCAGCAAGCGTCGAGCTAAATCCAAGTGATTCGGGGAAAAATCAGCACGAATTTAATCATATTTTACGGGAGCTGGCGTCATGTTATACGAATGTTCATTTATTTGAAGGCAGCGATATCTTGAGTAGTTACTCTGGATTGACATACGATATGATTCACCCATCCGATTACGGTCATGCGTTAATGGCCGAAAACCTATCAAGGCTGTTGCGCCCTGTTCTGCCGGTCTAA
- a CDS encoding ABC transporter substrate-binding protein: protein MEMIRKRRSKLSAISLCAGLMLVLTVAGCETSGNNGKSSTSNTIVPTASTLADNKPVKLKWVFMGPGKQEDSERVWAEFNKRLQPLLPNTTVEFVELSRTEFVEKWKLLAASGEEIDLAWTGYLIPFVPEVKKGAFLPLDDLIAKYAPKLATGVPDWVMKRTVVDGKTYAVPNQQLEAGMGPSLKVPKDLADKYLDVKKLQAVNFGAKTSVKEAYEPIEAYLKALKDNNLLGKGASISTIMQFIQTKGYETFSSTNYIAGYRIDDKSFKVVNMYETPEFKDSFDVAADWFKKGYIRKDILSMQDPRVDDGKLNGSVVWAHNQVEEGTTVTPGNAQAGTVEYYNIPLSNQTFISSGDAATATVIPRTSKNPERAMQLIELINTSKGKELYDLLVWGLEGEHYKKVSPTRMETIGYTGQGTPTAKYGLWKWVLGNTFQTYETQADKEGYNTFVKKLHETATKSALMSFKPDTTAIATELAQVAAVRTEFENALRSGALADYEDKYKQAIDKMKKSGSDKIVAEMQRQVDEFVKKNNIK from the coding sequence ATGGAAATGATCAGAAAAAGAAGAAGCAAGCTGTCTGCGATTTCGCTCTGTGCAGGTTTGATGCTTGTCCTCACAGTGGCGGGCTGCGAAACCTCCGGGAACAATGGAAAGAGTTCGACGAGCAATACGATAGTGCCGACCGCAAGTACACTGGCTGACAACAAGCCGGTAAAATTGAAATGGGTATTTATGGGTCCGGGCAAGCAAGAGGATTCCGAACGGGTATGGGCGGAGTTTAACAAAAGGCTGCAGCCGTTGTTGCCCAATACGACAGTTGAATTTGTCGAGTTGAGCCGGACGGAATTCGTGGAAAAATGGAAATTACTAGCTGCATCAGGCGAGGAGATTGATTTGGCTTGGACCGGGTATTTAATTCCGTTCGTACCGGAAGTGAAGAAGGGTGCCTTCTTGCCTCTTGACGATCTGATCGCCAAATATGCGCCTAAACTAGCAACTGGTGTGCCGGATTGGGTCATGAAACGTACCGTCGTAGACGGCAAAACGTATGCAGTTCCAAATCAGCAGCTAGAAGCCGGCATGGGTCCAAGCCTCAAGGTGCCCAAGGATCTGGCAGACAAATATTTGGACGTGAAGAAGCTGCAAGCGGTCAATTTTGGAGCTAAGACGTCGGTGAAAGAGGCCTATGAACCTATTGAAGCCTATTTGAAAGCGCTTAAAGATAATAATTTACTTGGCAAAGGGGCTTCCATCTCGACGATTATGCAGTTTATTCAAACGAAAGGGTACGAGACGTTCAGTTCCACGAATTATATTGCGGGCTACCGAATTGACGATAAGAGTTTCAAAGTTGTCAATATGTACGAAACGCCGGAATTTAAGGATTCGTTCGATGTAGCCGCTGACTGGTTCAAGAAAGGCTATATTCGGAAAGATATTCTGTCGATGCAAGACCCTCGCGTTGATGACGGCAAGCTGAACGGAAGTGTGGTCTGGGCACACAACCAAGTTGAAGAAGGCACCACGGTGACCCCAGGCAATGCGCAAGCAGGCACAGTGGAGTACTACAACATCCCGCTGTCCAACCAAACGTTTATCTCGTCAGGGGATGCCGCAACCGCTACGGTTATTCCACGCACAAGTAAAAACCCGGAGCGTGCGATGCAATTAATCGAGCTAATCAACACTAGCAAGGGGAAAGAGCTTTACGATCTGCTTGTGTGGGGCTTGGAGGGCGAGCACTATAAGAAAGTTTCCCCGACGCGCATGGAGACCATCGGCTACACTGGGCAAGGCACACCAACGGCCAAATACGGCTTGTGGAAATGGGTGCTCGGCAATACGTTCCAAACGTACGAAACACAGGCGGACAAAGAAGGATATAACACTTTCGTGAAAAAACTTCACGAGACGGCGACCAAATCGGCGCTGATGTCGTTCAAGCCGGATACGACGGCGATCGCTACGGAGCTTGCTCAGGTAGCGGCCGTACGCACAGAATTCGAAAATGCGTTGAGGAGCGGCGCGCTTGCCGACTATGAGGATAAATATAAGCAGGCAATTGATAAAATGAAAAAATCCGGCTCCGATAAAATCGTTGCCGAAATGCAAAGGCAGGTTGATGAATTCGTTAAGAAAAACAACATTAAGTAA
- a CDS encoding alpha-L-fucosidase, translated as MTSQNDEARDHMEAKERTESSDAVALQHAIIGHADYPSSERLYAPNSHPDTAWFETAALGLFIHWGISAVEGECDLSWGMMAGKPWEALIGEDKTILPEDYFRLAERFQPKSNPAEEWLSGAAEAGFRYAVLTTRHHDGFSLWPSKWGKFNTALTLSGRDFVREFVEECRRNGLKVGLYYSPPDWYYNRHYMSFHYGSAAGSGATSFAGRAHYGMCHEPIQLQPQPQGWQEQFLAYIRGQVMELLTQYGKIDMLWFDGGRDLSDAISIEEIRKYQPGILVNTRMHGIGDFDTPECHMPQERPVGRWEHCNIWAEGPWWAYIRSSEQYRPASWMLSRLAEVRAWGGNFLVNIGPKADGTLPEDISVRLAEVREWMRHSGESIYDVKGGPYPECSNVPVTCGWAYWYYHLLPSMEGLVILKETKATPERVFMLRTGQSIAYRQEGGHLLLIVPDECRTTLVDVVAIQWTASREDEPGDKV; from the coding sequence ATGACATCTCAAAACGATGAGGCTAGGGATCATATGGAAGCAAAAGAAAGGACGGAATCGTCGGATGCTGTCGCATTGCAGCACGCCATTATCGGTCATGCGGACTACCCGTCATCCGAGAGGCTGTATGCGCCAAATTCCCACCCCGATACGGCCTGGTTCGAAACAGCGGCTCTCGGTCTATTCATCCACTGGGGGATTTCTGCAGTTGAAGGGGAGTGTGATCTTTCCTGGGGAATGATGGCTGGGAAGCCGTGGGAGGCATTAATTGGTGAAGACAAGACCATATTACCGGAGGATTATTTCCGTTTAGCTGAACGATTCCAACCGAAGAGTAACCCTGCGGAGGAATGGTTATCGGGTGCCGCTGAGGCTGGGTTTCGTTATGCAGTACTTACAACCAGGCACCATGACGGTTTCTCACTTTGGCCGAGCAAATGGGGAAAGTTCAACACAGCCCTCACTTTAAGCGGAAGGGATTTTGTCAGAGAATTCGTAGAGGAGTGCCGTCGAAACGGGCTTAAAGTTGGCTTGTACTATTCTCCTCCCGATTGGTACTACAATCGTCACTATATGTCGTTTCATTATGGCAGTGCAGCGGGAAGCGGAGCAACATCTTTCGCGGGAAGGGCGCATTATGGCATGTGTCATGAGCCGATTCAGCTGCAGCCGCAGCCTCAAGGTTGGCAGGAGCAATTCCTTGCTTATATTCGAGGGCAAGTCATGGAACTGCTGACCCAGTACGGCAAAATAGACATGTTATGGTTTGATGGAGGTCGCGATTTGAGCGATGCAATCTCGATAGAGGAGATTCGCAAGTACCAGCCGGGCATACTTGTAAATACGCGAATGCATGGTATTGGGGATTTCGATACTCCTGAATGCCATATGCCGCAAGAAAGGCCGGTCGGTCGTTGGGAACACTGCAACATATGGGCTGAGGGACCATGGTGGGCCTATATTCGGTCGAGCGAACAGTATCGACCGGCCTCTTGGATGCTGTCGAGGCTCGCAGAGGTTCGGGCATGGGGCGGAAATTTCCTCGTGAATATCGGGCCGAAGGCCGACGGCACGTTGCCTGAGGATATATCAGTAAGATTGGCTGAGGTTCGTGAATGGATGAGACACAGTGGTGAGTCTATCTACGATGTCAAGGGAGGGCCCTATCCGGAATGCTCTAACGTTCCAGTGACATGTGGCTGGGCTTATTGGTATTATCATCTGCTGCCGAGCATGGAGGGTCTAGTCATTCTGAAAGAAACTAAGGCTACTCCTGAACGCGTGTTTATGCTGCGAACTGGGCAGTCGATTGCGTATCGCCAAGAAGGTGGCCATCTGCTTCTGATCGTTCCGGATGAATGCCGCACGACGCTTGTCGATGTTGTGGCCATTCAATGGACAGCGTCACGGGAAGACGAACCAGGTGACAAGGTATGA
- a CDS encoding chitobiase/beta-hexosaminidase C-terminal domain-containing protein produces the protein MMSITKRITALWLVLAFLNGFLPILGSQQAEASGVMPQLPTVVSSVYEDYESKSVGDALLTSGNYQLTVQQDPSEAGNKVARQLYGSTAPSGYTPTMSFTPLTGTFVLDQKVRLDGSGNNLYYVMYMRTQSGNIPVPIWRIHYPGSNPGLYLTKANGSGEENVVPANLIQTQVWYAIRTVINTSTATYDIYLLDQAGNRLYGSTGRHLPTVIGATTVDYSAGFKWLYGKHSGSTLGYAATYSDDLFLYTMSAATQAEFLVDNAEIGRNKAEITYADGKVAALAAGTVKTNMQMRLSALRTGMVAQASAAVYTAEQSELEADLAAAQALLRELPDDEDISTLQTRVNALARTINHWYLNNDYQLNSLNSIVFNQNNYDVRVQEDADGTGNHVAKMTFGQVPTSGFWGGSSFASPIKGTVLYEKSFRFEGTGTGMYHLQTIRTQDGNQSVNLFRIQAPGNSSGVYVGKADGSAGEDRLAIGSIVNDRWYRIIVVMHLEEATYDIHIIDSSSSEVIESSLGRHLLIKNANTQPIDYTLGIKSMAVRITGTAASYGDAALYMDNEHMYGNTSSRIAAHVQSLLDHIREETIYYSSSLKQRMMQAIVLYPERAYSYVRNKRKMISTDHPDVRPELVNGIAMASVQFLANQLGWTGSWNESQTIYTVTYGGTTLQLNPGLPTMTVNGVLMPLDHPTVHETNALQVPIGNVGQVFGLTLFQDNARGVWVLDANPNLFDPINDAALLDELNKVRFGIRPPTITVNTTAAEPSGVSAQQSEFNDRNSAASVEQLARRLASVLDPTVPGLIDFRQRVTSEDYEGALMAFRSYFLNKLRNINTFNWDQELLSFTFGKGDSMPDELLYNILTTPDMRKILIGEPGRIDWRFEAPATNAGYASRNNYMWHIDQFYPLLNRFNSSGNLSYLDKWGDYVDDWALHSHGYDSILPAEIPDADQAGARAVVYLMRQLKLLADHLPADGEGLPATTLARVLIKMQEEYPPISIVYGSSNPQNWTTGIFTSLIMNGLLLSEFKDSSFYLREGFRRMEDFGTTHYMPDGTESEQSLSYNREDLRYGAGLAYQVVKTLRPDLMTPEREAEIKERLMARAKLMSHALNLKGKFPAGFRIDWRDWTATVKELLQDAIPEALQDSNIAAILAIGSGSPTPAEPDFTSEWFPYGGYSFIRSGWMPDSQEAFLFSSSHPGNYGYHSLQGNNMLSIQAFGQDMVVPGEVGAYDNIPSPLTVDGDMQNYSYGISSWGHRQTLVSSWDEPADLRWYESPSFQFTEGMYEGHYGKDEGTGTDDTAHQRMLTLLQEQGLWIVTDRLISGGTHNYRMDLRLPSQVIGSRSPGYRVFDPTHIERGQSDARSGYMRTQDPGVSNLSVYQFGSSAMTTTGTVEIVASTNLYKVSDFYRLSASFSGSGDQALVSVIYPRQTQQAELLSIEPRNGSGVAGFKAIMSDGKVVQYQVAADKNEVLSLESVSIQGEALLLLTDANGVTKGMALGVSVMSESGIPQNISFEFEIRNGVMQQLGSINKPVGEVSITPGADVFVDYVTVTMATYTAGASIRYTLDGSTPTLSSALYTGPFMLTDSAKVKARAFRAGVMSVKDTIDSTNVSSVRTATFTKQALRQAVSASTVSGVVYRYYAGDWKDLMVHMDRMDPTSLGTASGLFDFSAKATDGAYGFEYSGWLDIPSDGVYTFRAPEEWLLPNIMAGYDLQLFIGDERWYPITGRQGFGTWSIALEHGLHRIQVRYVDYRGQTVAAYNIPNLTPRIWEGVIPNLTISGPNMTEQAVPSSMLRRKP, from the coding sequence ATGATGTCAATAACGAAACGTATCACAGCCTTATGGTTGGTCCTCGCTTTTCTTAACGGTTTCCTTCCAATCCTTGGTTCTCAGCAAGCCGAGGCATCGGGAGTAATGCCCCAGCTCCCTACGGTCGTATCGTCGGTCTACGAAGATTATGAATCGAAGTCGGTTGGAGATGCTCTTCTCACTTCTGGCAATTACCAATTGACAGTGCAGCAAGATCCATCCGAAGCAGGCAATAAGGTCGCTCGACAGCTGTATGGAAGCACAGCACCAAGCGGGTACACACCTACAATGTCATTTACGCCGTTGACAGGCACCTTCGTGTTAGACCAGAAGGTGAGACTTGATGGAAGCGGAAACAACCTGTATTACGTCATGTATATGCGGACCCAGAGTGGAAACATTCCGGTGCCGATTTGGCGTATCCATTACCCAGGTTCAAACCCTGGATTGTATTTGACGAAAGCGAATGGCAGTGGCGAAGAGAATGTCGTGCCGGCGAATCTGATTCAAACGCAGGTGTGGTACGCCATTCGGACTGTGATTAATACGTCCACCGCTACGTACGATATATACTTGCTTGACCAAGCCGGCAATCGGTTGTACGGCAGCACTGGCCGCCATTTGCCTACTGTCATCGGAGCGACAACCGTAGACTATTCAGCCGGATTCAAATGGCTGTACGGCAAGCATAGCGGTTCGACATTGGGTTACGCAGCAACATACAGCGATGATCTGTTTCTCTATACGATGTCTGCGGCTACACAGGCGGAGTTCTTGGTAGATAACGCTGAAATAGGACGCAATAAAGCAGAAATTACTTATGCCGACGGGAAGGTGGCAGCATTGGCTGCCGGAACAGTCAAAACCAACATGCAAATGAGACTGTCCGCTCTTCGTACCGGTATGGTTGCGCAGGCGTCGGCAGCTGTTTACACGGCCGAGCAAAGTGAGCTAGAAGCTGATCTCGCTGCTGCTCAAGCGCTGTTGCGCGAGCTGCCTGACGACGAAGACATCAGCACGCTACAGACACGTGTGAACGCACTTGCTAGAACAATCAATCACTGGTATTTAAACAATGACTATCAGCTGAACTCATTAAACTCTATCGTTTTTAACCAAAATAATTATGATGTTCGTGTTCAGGAGGACGCGGATGGAACTGGAAATCACGTAGCCAAGATGACATTTGGGCAGGTTCCGACGAGCGGTTTTTGGGGGGGAAGCAGCTTCGCCTCGCCAATTAAGGGTACAGTCCTCTATGAGAAATCGTTTCGCTTCGAAGGGACAGGAACGGGCATGTATCATCTACAAACCATACGAACGCAGGACGGCAATCAATCCGTCAATTTATTTCGGATTCAAGCACCGGGAAACTCTTCGGGTGTCTATGTAGGGAAAGCGGACGGCAGCGCAGGAGAGGATCGGCTTGCCATCGGCTCCATTGTGAATGATCGTTGGTATCGAATTATCGTAGTCATGCATCTGGAAGAAGCTACTTATGATATTCATATCATTGATTCCAGCAGCAGTGAAGTCATCGAGTCCTCCTTAGGCAGACATTTACTCATTAAGAACGCTAATACCCAGCCTATCGACTATACGTTGGGAATCAAATCAATGGCGGTGAGAATTACGGGTACTGCTGCCAGCTACGGCGATGCGGCACTTTATATGGACAATGAGCACATGTATGGCAATACATCGTCCCGTATTGCTGCTCACGTGCAGAGTTTGCTGGATCACATCAGGGAAGAGACGATTTATTATTCCTCCTCGCTGAAGCAGCGAATGATGCAAGCCATCGTGCTGTACCCCGAGCGCGCTTACAGCTATGTCCGCAATAAACGGAAGATGATTTCAACGGACCACCCGGACGTCAGGCCCGAGCTGGTTAACGGCATTGCGATGGCGTCGGTGCAGTTTCTCGCTAATCAGCTGGGCTGGACGGGGAGCTGGAACGAATCGCAAACCATCTATACCGTCACTTATGGCGGCACGACCTTGCAGTTGAATCCCGGATTGCCGACGATGACAGTCAACGGTGTCTTGATGCCGTTAGATCATCCGACCGTCCATGAAACTAACGCCTTGCAGGTTCCTATCGGAAATGTCGGGCAGGTGTTCGGGTTGACGTTGTTTCAAGATAATGCTCGCGGTGTATGGGTGCTGGACGCGAATCCCAACCTGTTCGATCCAATCAACGATGCTGCGTTGCTGGATGAGCTGAATAAGGTTCGCTTCGGAATCCGGCCGCCTACTATTACAGTTAATACGACTGCGGCTGAACCGAGTGGTGTTTCCGCTCAGCAATCGGAATTTAACGACCGAAATTCTGCTGCCAGTGTAGAGCAGCTTGCCCGAAGGCTCGCTAGCGTGCTCGACCCGACGGTTCCGGGGCTGATTGATTTCCGACAACGGGTTACAAGCGAGGATTATGAAGGAGCGTTAATGGCGTTTCGCAGCTATTTCCTGAATAAACTGCGCAATATCAACACGTTCAATTGGGACCAAGAGCTGTTGAGTTTTACATTCGGCAAGGGTGATTCGATGCCCGACGAGCTTCTGTACAACATACTAACTACGCCCGATATGAGAAAAATCCTAATTGGTGAACCTGGCCGAATCGATTGGCGCTTCGAAGCACCTGCCACCAATGCAGGGTATGCGTCACGCAATAACTATATGTGGCATATTGATCAATTCTATCCGTTGCTCAATCGTTTCAATAGTTCGGGGAATCTCTCCTATTTGGATAAATGGGGAGACTATGTCGATGACTGGGCGCTCCACTCTCACGGTTATGATTCCATTTTGCCTGCGGAAATTCCGGATGCGGATCAAGCCGGAGCACGTGCAGTCGTGTACCTAATGAGGCAATTGAAATTGCTTGCCGACCATTTGCCAGCTGATGGGGAAGGGCTGCCGGCTACTACATTGGCGAGGGTATTAATCAAGATGCAGGAGGAATATCCTCCGATTTCGATCGTATACGGCAGTTCCAATCCGCAAAACTGGACAACTGGCATTTTTACTTCGCTGATTATGAACGGACTTCTACTGAGTGAATTCAAGGACAGTTCCTTTTATCTGCGGGAAGGGTTTCGCCGCATGGAGGACTTCGGCACCACACATTATATGCCTGACGGCACGGAGTCGGAGCAATCGTTATCCTACAACCGGGAGGATTTGCGTTACGGTGCGGGACTTGCTTATCAAGTCGTAAAGACGCTGCGGCCCGATTTAATGACCCCTGAGCGGGAAGCGGAAATTAAAGAACGGTTGATGGCGCGTGCCAAGCTGATGTCTCACGCATTAAATTTGAAGGGCAAATTCCCGGCTGGCTTCCGCATTGATTGGCGCGACTGGACGGCGACAGTGAAGGAATTGCTGCAGGATGCGATTCCAGAAGCACTCCAGGATTCGAATATTGCAGCTATTCTGGCTATCGGCTCCGGGAGCCCGACACCGGCGGAGCCCGATTTTACATCGGAATGGTTCCCTTATGGTGGCTATTCGTTCATAAGGAGCGGTTGGATGCCTGACAGTCAGGAAGCGTTCTTGTTCAGTTCGAGCCATCCAGGCAATTACGGCTACCATAGCTTGCAGGGCAACAATATGCTTTCGATTCAAGCATTCGGTCAAGATATGGTGGTACCTGGCGAGGTGGGAGCATATGACAACATCCCAAGCCCGCTTACCGTCGATGGAGACATGCAGAATTACTCGTACGGTATCTCCAGCTGGGGCCATAGACAGACTCTCGTGTCCAGCTGGGATGAGCCGGCTGATCTCCGATGGTATGAATCTCCTTCGTTTCAATTCACAGAAGGCATGTATGAGGGACATTACGGAAAAGACGAAGGTACCGGTACCGACGATACGGCCCATCAACGCATGTTGACATTGCTGCAGGAGCAAGGCTTATGGATTGTGACGGATCGTTTGATCAGTGGAGGTACGCATAACTATCGAATGGATTTGCGTCTGCCTTCGCAAGTCATCGGTTCCCGGTCACCCGGCTACCGCGTGTTTGATCCGACGCATATCGAGCGTGGACAGTCCGACGCTCGTTCCGGCTACATGCGCACCCAAGATCCTGGCGTCAGCAACTTGTCCGTGTATCAATTCGGAAGCTCCGCGATGACGACTACCGGTACTGTAGAAATCGTGGCGTCTACGAACCTGTATAAGGTATCTGATTTTTACAGATTGAGCGCTTCGTTCTCTGGAAGCGGTGATCAAGCACTTGTGAGCGTCATTTATCCACGCCAAACCCAGCAGGCCGAACTCCTATCGATCGAGCCACGCAACGGTAGCGGGGTAGCCGGCTTCAAGGCGATTATGTCTGATGGCAAAGTCGTACAATATCAAGTGGCAGCGGATAAAAACGAAGTATTGTCGCTGGAATCGGTTTCCATTCAAGGAGAAGCGCTTTTGCTGCTCACTGATGCGAACGGGGTCACGAAAGGGATGGCACTAGGCGTTTCAGTTATGTCGGAGAGTGGAATACCGCAGAACATCAGCTTCGAGTTTGAAATTCGAAATGGGGTTATGCAGCAGTTGGGAAGCATAAATAAGCCGGTTGGCGAAGTCTCCATCACGCCTGGAGCTGATGTATTTGTCGATTACGTCACAGTCACGATGGCGACCTATACAGCAGGCGCGTCCATACGTTATACACTGGATGGCAGTACTCCGACTCTGTCTTCAGCGCTGTACACAGGTCCGTTTATGCTAACGGATTCGGCTAAGGTGAAGGCGAGAGCTTTTCGTGCGGGTGTCATGAGCGTCAAGGATACCATAGACAGCACGAATGTAAGCTCCGTTCGCACAGCGACATTCACGAAGCAAGCACTTCGACAGGCTGTTTCGGCCTCCACTGTGAGCGGTGTGGTTTACCGCTATTATGCAGGGGATTGGAAAGATCTCATGGTTCATATGGATCGGATGGATCCTACATCGCTGGGCACGGCGTCGGGACTGTTCGACTTCTCGGCGAAGGCAACCGACGGCGCATATGGCTTCGAATACAGCGGATGGCTTGATATTCCATCAGATGGCGTCTACACCTTCCGGGCGCCGGAAGAATGGCTGCTCCCCAATATCATGGCAGGTTACGATCTGCAATTGTTTATCGGCGACGAGAGGTGGTATCCAATAACGGGAAGGCAGGGCTTTGGCACTTGGTCAATCGCGCTTGAACATGGATTGCATCGCATACAGGTCCGATATGTCGATTATCGTGGGCAGACGGTTGCTGCTTATAACATTCCGAACTTGACGCCTCGAATATGGGAAGGTGTTATACCTAACCTGACCATCTCGGGACCGAATATGACCGAGCAAGCTGTACCGTCTTCAATGCTTCGACGCAAACCATAG